GCGGGTGGACAGGGCGCGACGTGCGCCCGGAGCCGGCGCCGCCCACGCGCGGATGCGTCGACCGTCGCGCGTGTGGATCGTGAGCGCGTACCGGGTGTCGACGCGATCGATGTCTCCCCAGGGGACTCGGTGCGTGCGGAAGGGATTGCCGATCTCGGCGAAGCCTTCGGTCACGGACACGTACGGGCGGACGTAGAGAAGCCACGCGAGCCACGCGGCGAGCACGAGCGGCCACGCCCATGCGAGGAGGCTCGCCACGCCGTCGGTGACGGCCATGAAGACCAGACCCGCAGCGCACGAGGCGATCGCGATCCACGCGAGGATCTGCCCGCCGCGGGGACGAAAGACGACCGGTTCGGGCATGCGCCCATCCTGACACGGGAGACTGACCGATGAGCACCCATGAGAGCGGCCGCACGCGTCGCCACGCAGCACCGAAGCCTGAGGGCGGTCCTGTCCTCTCCGTCAAGAACCTCGGCGTCGAGTTCTGGGTCGGCGGGTCATGGGCCGCGGCGGCCAAGCACGTCACCTACAATCTCGAAGCCGGGAAGGTCCTCGCGATCGTCGGTGAGTCGGGCTCCGGAAAGAGCACGAGCTCGATGGCGATCATGGGACTCCTCCCGAAGAACGCCCGAGTGCAGGGGAGCGCGGTCCTCGCGGGGCGAGAGCTCATCGGGGCACCCGACAAGGTTCAGCGACAGGTGCGCGGCGAGGGCATCGCGGCGATCTTCCAGGAGCCGATGACGGCGCTCAACCCCGTGTACACGATCGGCTTCCAGATCTCCGAGGTCCTCCTCACGCACCGCCCCGGCATGACCCGGGGCCAAGCGAAGGAGCGCGCGCTCGAGATGCTCCGCCTCGTCGAGATGCCCGACCCGCCCAAGGCGTACAACTCGTACCCCCACCAGCTCTCCGGCGGCCAGCGTCAGCGTGCCATGATCGCGCAGTCGATCGCGCTCGATCCCCGTGTCCTCATCGCCGACGAGCCGACGACCGCCCTCGATGTGACGGTCCAGGCGGAGATCCTCGATCTGCTGCGGAACCTGCACCAGAAGCTCGACTCGGCGATCATCCTCATCACGCATGACATGGGTGTCGTCGCCGACATGGCCGACGACGTCATGGTCATGAAGGACGGCGACGTCGTCGAGTACGGCGCTGCCGAGAAGATCTTCGCCGACGCCGAGCACCCCTACACGCGCGCCCTCATGGCGTCCGTGCCGCACCTCGGCCTCGGATCCGCGGGCGAAGAGGTCGCGAGCGTCCGCGACGACACGACTGCCGCGCTCGTGCTCGACCGACTCAGCATCGATTACCCCAAGCGCGGCCGGGTTCCTGCTTTCCGTGCCGTCTCGGATGCGTCGCTCACGATCCAGCCGGGAGAGGTCCTCGGCCTCGTCGGCGAATCGGGCTCTGGAAAGACGACGATCGCGCGTGCCGTCGTCGGCCTCCTCCCCATCGCGGAGGGACAGCTCCGTGTCGCGGGCCAGGAGATGGTCGGTGTCGACACGAAGCAGCTTCGAGCGGTCCGGCGGAAGCTCGGCATCGTCTTCCAGGATCCTGGATCGTCGCTCAACCCGCGCTGGCCCGTGGGTGAGTCGATCGGAGAACCGCTCGTCCTGGCGGGACGCGCGAAGAAGGAGATCTCCGGGCGGGTCGAGGAGCTTCTCGACATGGTGGAGCTTCCGCGCGACTTCCGCAACCGCTACCCGCACGAGCTCTCGGGTGGCCAGCGGCAGCGCATCGGCATCGCGCGCGCCCTCGCGCTCGATCCGACGGTGCTCGTGGCGGACGAGCCGACCAGCGCGCTCGACGTCTCCGTGCAGGCGCGCGTGCTCGAGCTCCTCCAGCAGATCCAGAAGGAGAAGCAGTTCGCGACGCTGTTCGTGACGCACGACCTCGCCGTCGTCGACCTCCTCGCCGACCGGATCGCCGTCATGCAGCATGGGCGGATCGTGGAGCAGGGGACGAAGGACCAGATCCTGCGCAATCCGCAGGACCCGTACACGCAGCGCCTCATCGCAGCCGTCCCGGTTCCCGATCCGGCCGAGCAGCGCCAGCGTCGTCAGGCGCGCGCTGCCCTGTTGGCATCCCAGAAGTAGGTCCAACACCTCTATCGCTCCGGGTTGCGGTATCTCTTCCGGATGCCGCAACCCGGCGGTTCAGGCTGCTCACGGGTCCCTGCGTTAGGCTGGGGTGTCGGACCCTTCGATTCTGCTCAGGGTCCGCCTCTCTCTTCTCATCACACTCGCAAGGACCCTTTTATGGCGCGCGCCCTCCGTCCGGACCTCCGCAACGTGGCGATCGTCGCCCACGTCGACCACGGCAAGACGACGCTCGTCGACGCCATGCTCCGTCAGACCGGCTCCTTCGGCTCGCACGAGCACATGGAAGAGCGCGCGATGGACTCGAACGATCTCGAGCGCGAAAAGGGCATCACGATCCTCGCGAAGAACACGGCGATCACCTACAGCGGCATCCACTCCGATGTTCCCGTCACGATCAACGTCATCGACACCCCCGGTCACGCCGACTTCGGCGGTGAGGTCGAGCGCGGCCTGTCCATGGTCGACGGTGTCGTGCTGCTCGTGGATGCCAGTGAGGGCCCGCTGCCGCAGACGCGCTTCGTGCTCCGCAAGGCGCTCGAGGCGAAGCTCCCCGTCATCCTGCTCGTCAACAAGACCGACCGTCCCGACGCGCGCATCGCCGAGGTCGAGGAGGAAGCGCACGATCTCCTCCTGGGGCTCGCATCCGACCTCCAGGACGACGTGCCCGACCTCGACGTCGACGCGCTGCTCGACGTCCCCGTCGTCTACGCGTCCGGCCGTGCCGGTGCGGCGTCCCGCACGCGTCCCGGCAACGGCGAGCTTCCCGACAACGCCGATCTTGAGCCGCTGTTCGAAGCGATCCTCCAGCACGTCCCCGCGCCGTCCTATGACGATGAGGCCCCGCTCCAGGCGTGGGTCACGAACCTCGACTCGAGCCCCTTCCTCGGTCGCCTCGCGCTCCTTCGCGTCTTCAACGGCACGCTCAAGAAGGGTCAGACGGTCGCCTGGGTCCGCCACGACGGCACGACGAGCAACGCCCGCATCACGGAGCTGCTCAAGACGCGTGCCCTCGACCGGTACCCGGCCGAGAGCGCCGGCCCCGGTGACAT
This genomic stretch from Microbacterium sp. SLBN-146 harbors:
- a CDS encoding ABC transporter ATP-binding protein, which produces MSTHESGRTRRHAAPKPEGGPVLSVKNLGVEFWVGGSWAAAAKHVTYNLEAGKVLAIVGESGSGKSTSSMAIMGLLPKNARVQGSAVLAGRELIGAPDKVQRQVRGEGIAAIFQEPMTALNPVYTIGFQISEVLLTHRPGMTRGQAKERALEMLRLVEMPDPPKAYNSYPHQLSGGQRQRAMIAQSIALDPRVLIADEPTTALDVTVQAEILDLLRNLHQKLDSAIILITHDMGVVADMADDVMVMKDGDVVEYGAAEKIFADAEHPYTRALMASVPHLGLGSAGEEVASVRDDTTAALVLDRLSIDYPKRGRVPAFRAVSDASLTIQPGEVLGLVGESGSGKTTIARAVVGLLPIAEGQLRVAGQEMVGVDTKQLRAVRRKLGIVFQDPGSSLNPRWPVGESIGEPLVLAGRAKKEISGRVEELLDMVELPRDFRNRYPHELSGGQRQRIGIARALALDPTVLVADEPTSALDVSVQARVLELLQQIQKEKQFATLFVTHDLAVVDLLADRIAVMQHGRIVEQGTKDQILRNPQDPYTQRLIAAVPVPDPAEQRQRRQARAALLASQK
- a CDS encoding PH domain-containing protein, with protein sequence MPEPVVFRPRGGQILAWIAIASCAAGLVFMAVTDGVASLLAWAWPLVLAAWLAWLLYVRPYVSVTEGFAEIGNPFRTHRVPWGDIDRVDTRYALTIHTRDGRRIRAWAAPAPGARRALSTRREEVAGTPGEGETRRPSDAAGTESGDSATLVLRHLEEYRRAAGPALAGGTATTLGVLHIGVTAVLIAAAVLSIALLPHG